One Labilithrix sp. genomic window, CGGCGACACGGTCAACCTCGCCGCGCGGATCCAGGACCGCTCCCGCGACGGCAAGCACACCTGCATCTTCGTCAGCGACGACGTGGTGCAGGAGCTCGGCGACGCCTTCGGCACCGAGAGCCTCGGCGACTTCGCCTTCAAGGGCAAGACCAAGGGCGTCGTCGTCCACGAGATCACGAAGCGCATCGACGCCTCGGGCTTCTCGATCCGTCCCCCACCCTCGTTCACGCCGGGGTAGCGCCGCGGACGTTCGGACGCGGACGTGCTGTCGTCGCGTAGCATGAGCCATGGCGAGCATCGGGCACGTCGCGATCGGGATGGCGGCCGGGCGGCTCTACGCGCGCCGCGATCGCGATCGGAAGGCGATCGCGTTTCGGATGTTCGCGCTGTCGGCGGCCTCGCTTCTCCCCGACGCCGACGTGATCTCCTTCGAGCTCGGGATCCCGTACGAGGCGCCGTTCGGGCATCGCGGGGCGTCGCACTCGATCATCGCCGCCCTCCTGCTCGGTGCTCTCGCCGGGCTCATCGGCGCATGGCAGGCGATCGACCGGACGCGCGCTCGCTCACGCGGGGCTCGCGTCGGTGTGCTCACGGCGCTCGTCGTGCTCACGCACGGCCCGCTCGACGCGATGACGGACGGCGGGCGCGGCGTGGCGCTGCTCTGGCCGTTCGACTCGGAGCGCATCTTCTTCCCCTGGACCCCGATCCCCGTCTCGCCGATCGGGATCCACTTCCTGTCGCGCGAAGGCCTCGCGGTGGCGCGCTTCGAGCTGCTCGCGTTCGCGCCGTTCTTCCTCTACGCGCTCTGGCCACGCCGAGTCAGCGGCGGCGGATGACGGACGGCGTCTTCGCCGGAGCGGGCGGGAACGCGGCTTCCTCGAAGAGGCGCTTCACCAGCGTGCGGTGGCAGCGCGCGGGGTCGACGCAGGCGGAGGAGCAGAGCACGGTGATGGTCTCGCCTTTGCGGACGCGGGCGGCGAAGCCGTCGATCCAGAAGCGATGGCGCTCCATCTCGACGAGGAAGCGGCGCTCGTATTCGCTCCACTCGATGCGGGGGCGGCCGTCCTTGCCGTAGACGTCGGCGTGGAGCTCCACGCTCGGCGAGAGCGCGCTGCACCACGCGTCCCACGGCTCCTTCTCCTTCGCGACGCCGCGCGGACGGTAGCGACACACGAGCAGGCGGTAGCCGTCGTCCGGCTCGATCGGATCGTTCCAGCGCTTCGTTCGGACGGGCACGACGCGAAGCTCAGTGCGCGTCCGCGACGGCGGCGCCCTGCGACGGCTTGCCGAGGACGAAGATGAGCGGGATGGAGAAGAGGACGAGGAGCGCGGTCACGAAGAAGATGTCGTTGAAGGCTAGCACCGAGCTCTGAAGACGCGCGGAGCCGTCGAGCATCGCGAGCGCGGTCTGCTTCGCGCTCGCGACGTCCATGCCCTTCGCCACGAAGCCCGCCGTGAGCGCGTCGAGGCGCGCCTGCACCGCGGGATCGGT contains:
- a CDS encoding metal-dependent hydrolase, yielding MASIGHVAIGMAAGRLYARRDRDRKAIAFRMFALSAASLLPDADVISFELGIPYEAPFGHRGASHSIIAALLLGALAGLIGAWQAIDRTRARSRGARVGVLTALVVLTHGPLDAMTDGGRGVALLWPFDSERIFFPWTPIPVSPIGIHFLSREGLAVARFELLAFAPFFLYALWPRRVSGGG
- a CDS encoding DUF488 family protein, coding for MEPDDGYRLLVCRYRPRGVAKEKEPWDAWCSALSPSVELHADVYGKDGRPRIEWSEYERRFLVEMERHRFWIDGFAARVRKGETITVLCSSACVDPARCHRTLVKRLFEEAAFPPAPAKTPSVIRRR